The nucleotide window CTTATGATCTACTTTGGTAAGTGGGTCTTGCCAAATGAGCGGTTCTTTAGGAAGATCATTTGAGATATAACGGGAAAGTGGACCCATATCCCTGTGAGTGAGTTTAAACCAAGCCTTAGCAAAAGCGAGTTCGAATTCTTTTGGGTTCTCTTGGAATTTTTTGGCAATGACTTTATAACTTGGGTCAAATTTTAAAGCTAAGTCAGTCGTAAACATGATCGGTGCATGTCTCAGTGTTTTGTCATGGGCATCGGGAACCATATTGGCACCGGCCCCATCTTTTGGAATCCACTGGATGGCACCTGCAGGGCTTTTTGTTTGCACCCATTCAAAGCTAAATAGATTGTTTAGATACTGAGTAGTCCATTTTGTAGGATTGGCAGTCCATGCACCTTCGAGTCCACTTGTAATGGTATCTTCCGCATTTCCTTTTTTGTAATTATTTTTCCAACCAAACCCTTGTTCTTCGATACCTGCTGCAGCTGGTTCTTTGCCAACATGTTTGGATGGATCTGCTTTTCCATGTGCTTTACCGAATGTATGTCCACCAGCAATGAGAGCCACTGTTTCTTCATCATTCATAGCCATTCGACCGAATGTTTCTCGAATATCTTTAGCGGCTGCTAGTGGGTCTGGGTTTCCGTTAGGTCCTTCTGGATTTACGTAAATTAGTCCCATTTGTACGGCACCAAGAGGATTCTTTAGTTTTCTATCTCCTTCATACCTTTCGTCAGCTAACCATTTTTTTTCTGGACCCCAATAGACTAGGTCTGCTTCCCAATCATCTGTCCTTCCTCCAGCAAAACCATAGGTTTTAAATCCCATAGATTCGAGAGCCACGTTTCCAGTGAGGACCATAAGGTCTGCCCAAGAGATTTTTTTTCCATATTTCTTTTTGATCGGCCAGAGAAGGCGGCGTGCTTTGTCCAGGTTGGCATTGTCTGGCCAACTATTGAGAGGCTCAAATCTTTGTTGTCCCCCTCCCGCTCCACCACGTCCGTCACTTATGCGGTAAGTCCCGGCACTATGCCAAGCCATCCGGATGAAAAAAGGCCCGTAGTGACCATAATCGGAAGGCCACCATTCTTGGGAGGTTTTCATTAGAGTTTTGATTTCTTCTTTGAGTGTTTGGATGTCCAAGTCTTTGAATTCTTTGGAATAGTTGTATTGTCTTCCCATGGGGTTGGATTCCGCTGCGTGTTGGCGGAGTGGTGCCAAATCAAGCCTTTCGGGCCACCAAAACTGATTCGAAATGTTTTGGCGCTCCATTGAACTGGCAGATTCTTTGGTGTCCGCCGCTCCCAGAGGGCTTAGAGCAAGCACCAAAACGGCAATGGCAGAAATGTTTGTTGTTCTCATATTGACCTTCACTTTCTAGATTTAGTTTAAATTTAGAATAAATCCAGGTAATTAAATCAAGTCATTTTTTAGATTTAGTCTAAATTTAAACTGTTGGGGAGGGAAAATAAGGAATTTGTCAATGAGAACGAAAAAATATTCTGAATCG belongs to Leptospira terpstrae serovar Hualin str. LT 11-33 = ATCC 700639 and includes:
- the katG gene encoding catalase/peroxidase HPI; the protein is MRTTNISAIAVLVLALSPLGAADTKESASSMERQNISNQFWWPERLDLAPLRQHAAESNPMGRQYNYSKEFKDLDIQTLKEEIKTLMKTSQEWWPSDYGHYGPFFIRMAWHSAGTYRISDGRGGAGGGQQRFEPLNSWPDNANLDKARRLLWPIKKKYGKKISWADLMVLTGNVALESMGFKTYGFAGGRTDDWEADLVYWGPEKKWLADERYEGDRKLKNPLGAVQMGLIYVNPEGPNGNPDPLAAAKDIRETFGRMAMNDEETVALIAGGHTFGKAHGKADPSKHVGKEPAAAGIEEQGFGWKNNYKKGNAEDTITSGLEGAWTANPTKWTTQYLNNLFSFEWVQTKSPAGAIQWIPKDGAGANMVPDAHDKTLRHAPIMFTTDLALKFDPSYKVIAKKFQENPKEFELAFAKAWFKLTHRDMGPLSRYISNDLPKEPLIWQDPLTKVDHKLVGPKEIDSLKSKILKSGLSIPELVKTAWASAATFRSTDMRGGANGARIRLAPQKNWPVNDPDELSKTLKKLEEIQSDFNESGNKISLADLIVLGGNAAIEEAAKKAGVEVKVPFTPGRADATAEQTDVYSFSVLEPKADAFRNYYGPGNSLSPTEMLVDRSNMLSLTIPEMTVLLGGLRSLDANSGKLKHGILTNRPGVLTNEFFVNLLDMSTKWQKSTQTEGLYEGVDRKTGAKKWTATSVDLIFGSHSELRAVAEVYAADDGKDKFVKDFVTAWNKVMMLDRFDVKK